The proteins below come from a single Miscanthus floridulus cultivar M001 chromosome 1, ASM1932011v1, whole genome shotgun sequence genomic window:
- the LOC136502495 gene encoding vegetative cell wall protein gp1-like yields MENVLLDRSSSRSLEFPKRFLGRSRRGPAGARPVVPGGGSYSSFPTWQPYNHLQKGGAWTSAPTLPYARSPTPMIYSSPSLPLLPSNQPPLLPLPPIATKYATFPGLPAAPPQPPPAPRAAGRAAAATTTVSAAAAPAPAPPRQRDRRRRPTRPPPPTMERSAPQKKKPLERATPLPPAPVVTEALDDLEQEVARNFVQDLLHVLAPPPSSLPLPSFSLVVKASPARDTRLVAPAAPSCNVEAATADGIRGLLRL; encoded by the coding sequence ATGGAAAACGTTCTCCTGGATCGATCATCTAGCAGAAGCCTTGAGTTCCCGAAGAGGTTCCTTGGTCGCAGCCGGCGGGGGCCAGCTGGCGCGAGGCCGGTGGTGCCGGGCGGCGGCTCCTACAGCTCCTTCCCGACGTGGCAGCCATACAATCACCTGCAGAAAGGTGGCGCTTGGACCTCCGCTCCCACGCTTCCATACGCGAGGTCTCCGACTCCGATGATATACTCGTCGCCATCTCTTCCTCTCCTGCCGTCCAACCAACCGCCGCTCCTGCCGCTCCCACCCATCGCCACCAAGTACGCCACTTTCCCCGGCCTACCAGCAGCTCCACCCCAaccaccgccggcgccacgcgccGCCGGCAGGGCAGCAGCGGCAACGACCACagtttcagcagcagcagcaccagcccctgcgccgccgcgccagagggacaggaggaggaggccgacaaggccgccgccgccgacgatggAGAGGTCCGcaccgcagaagaagaagccGCTGGAGCGGGCGACGCCTCTACCGCCAGCGCCAGTGGTGACGGAGGCACTGGACGACCTCGAGCAGGAGGTGGCCAGGAACTTCGTTCAGGACCTGCTGCACGTGCTGGCGCCGCCGCCAAGCAGCCTGCCGCTGCCCAGCTTCTCCCTCGTCGTGAAAGCGTCCCCTGCCAGGGACACCAGATTGGTGGCGCCGGCCGCGCCGTCCTGCAACGTGGAGGCCGCCACCGCCGACGGCATCCGCGGCCTCCTCCGTCTGTAG